Proteins co-encoded in one Fusarium musae strain F31 chromosome 3, whole genome shotgun sequence genomic window:
- the BNA6 gene encoding nicotinate-nucleotide diphosphorylase (carboxylating) — protein MAHPQGNLANLLPPSWKTSVTAWLAEDTPSFDYAGFVVGDGPRVATLWGKSSGIIAGRPFFDEVFTQCGCTVEWHAEEGTAVDLSSGKHRVATVKGPVRGILLGERVALNTLARCSGVATKSQRLVSIAREAGYTGVIAGTRKTTPGFRLVEKYGMLVGGADAHRMDLSAMIMLKDNHVWSRGSITDAVKAAKAVGGFSMKVEVEVQSEAEADEAIEAGADVVMLDNFTGDGVKVASRSLKERWQGKRHFLLETSGGLQEDNFEAYLCNDVDILSTSSIHQGVPHIDFSLKIEH, from the exons ATGGCCCACCCTCAAGGAAACCTCGCAAACCTTCTCCCTCCTTCGTGGAAAACCTCGGTAACCGCTTGGCTAGCTGAGGATACGCCTTCGTTCGACTACGCCGGCTTCGTTGTCGGTGACGGTCCCCGCGTCGCCACACTCTGGGGTAAATCCAGCGGCATCATCGCCGGCCGGCCCTTCTTCGACGAGGTCTTTACGCAGTGCGGCTGCACCGTCGAGTGGCATGCTGAAGAGGGAACAGCTGTTGACCTGAGCAGTGGCAAACATCGAGTCGCAACAGTCAAGGGCCCTGTTCGCGGGATTCTCCTGGGTGAGCGCGTTGCTCTCAACACACTCGCACGATGCTCTGGCGTCGCTACCAAGAGCCAGAGACTTGTATCGATTGCGCGTGAGGCCGGGTATACAGGTGTGATTGCAGGAACACGAAAGACAACACCGGGATTCCGCCTCGTTGAGAAGTACGGCATGCTAGTCGGTGGCGCGGATGCCCACAGAATGGATCTCAGCGCCATGATCATGCTCAAGGATAACCACGTCTGGAGTCGAGGCAGTATCACCGACGCtgtcaaggctgccaaggcggTTGGTGGTTTCAGTAtgaaggttgaggttgaggttcagagcgaggctgaggctgacgAAGCCATTGAGGCTGGCGCCGATGTAGTCATGTTGGATAACTTcactggtgatggtgtcaagGTCGCTTCGAGAAGTCTCAAGGAGCGATGGCAAGGGAAGAGGCACTTCCTGCTTGAGACATCTGGTGGACTTCAGGAAGATAACTTTGAGGCTTACTTATGCAATG ATGTCGATATTTTGTCAACAAGTTCTATTCATCAGGGAGTGCCGCACATCGATTTCTCACTCAAGATCGAGCACTAG
- a CDS encoding hypothetical protein (EggNog:ENOG41) has translation MSSLEAKIVVLGAQGVGKTSLVMRYCKGAFNPAQITSTVGASFLTKRVVDSDSDTVVRLQIWDTAGQERFRSISRLYYRGANACILCYSITDAQSFADMGVWLMELRRNLPHDVVLHVVGTKADIVARDPSARQVPFERCIAYVAENLAPGMGSTPPPTATPYHVPTPMSGGQAMSPPSMEPRSPSSKRSSGFWAQEVGWDACHEISAETGEGVEEVFRVVTRKLVEQNRKMQQALLMATAIPGTPGYEAGMDGGYFAGADARGSFRVGRDRRSWLFSPGFSPAVTVEQAGTQEQTQADGWDRKERKKCC, from the exons ATGTCGTCGCTCGAAGCCAAGatcgtcgtcctcggcgCCCAAGGCGTTGGGAAGACGTCGCTGGTTATGAGATACTGCAAGGGCGCATTCAATCCGGCTCAGATCACTTCTACCGTCGGCGCCAGCTTTCTCACAAAGCGCGTCGTTGACTCTGACTCGGATACCGTTGTGCGCCTTCAGATATGGGATACAG CCGGCCAAGAACGCTTTCGTTCTATCTCCCGCTTGTACTATCGTGGCGCAAACGCCTGCATCCTCTGTTACAGCATCACAGATGCACAGTCATTCGCCGATATGGGTGTATGGCTCATGGAACTTCGACGAAACCTCCCTCACGATGTCGTTCTTCACGTAGTCGGTACAAAAGCCGACATTGTCGCCCGCGATCCCTCAGCCCGCCAGGTCCCATTCGAACGTTGTATCGCATACGTCGCCGAGAACCTTGCCCCGGGCATGGGCAGCACGCCGCCTCCGACCGCAACCCCTTACCACGTACCGACGCCTATGTCTGGCGGTCAGGCAATGTCTCCTCCATCTATGGAGCCTCGGAGCCCCAGCTCGAAGCGAAGCTCTGGGTTCTGGGCACAGGAGGTTGGCTGGGACGCTTGTCATGAAATCAGCGCCGAAACAGGAGAGGGTGTCGAGGAAGTCTTTCGTGTTGTCACCCGCAAGCTTGTTGAGCAGAACCGCAAGATGCAGCAGGCCCTTCTAATGGCCACTGCCATCCCTGGTACACCAGGTTACGAAGCCGGCATGGACGGAGGCTATTTTGCAGGTGCAGACGCACGAGGGAGTTTCCGAGTAGGCCGCGATCGTCGAAGTTGGCTCTTCTCGCCAGGTTTCTCGCCCGCCGTTACGGTCGAGCAGGCGGGAACCCAGGAGCAGACACAAGCAGACGGCTGGGATCGAAAAGAGCGCAAGAAGTGCTGTTGA
- a CDS encoding hypothetical protein (EggNog:ENOG41): MASSASLKDLSKAIVAFLAEPTASLPDDLEKIIDAYLRRHQKYDDATADRLQEELLSIFDKHVKDKPSAFAPFLNTLRQLLSILRTPARIFAWWDSCSALLAKSSPEKGVVEASLANIMEIISIAEEDHDGSDSGLSSNPLIERLFTGWMEKLYPSVTEALSSLEANERITREALVQFGKKHPKELFSALDRYFVKKQYRKAVLRFLGDYLQSQPPHVHQILQTPLFVDILKCLQQDSSTTIVSAALTVVIMLLPQMPSSLVPHLPTLFNIYARLLFWSRERARVVEPQPEDADSSNWEECSYEADVDDHPVYHLLNYYTILYGLYPINFMDYIRKPQRYLRHANVANANDMEVQPTEIRDQSERFRQCHLLHPNFFTLTIDSEKTDFGRWIKSEASEVVAECMALCLANDSNQSFGQPFSVSETSPSNEGFVKENHPSPPMTTTESHGGYRLPTSASSDSLASSRRPSALIRRGSQSSIPSTRDSIDARIREPNADSPTLGPHLIQSSSHTQLHDMIQSNKAIKSGLHQSLANDSVPSLSLSNQDSVADRPGPSLLGAPPTISTPLSLTETNTQVAHLQRQVLLLQNDLNFERYLKQQHMAHIGDLRRRHMEEAVTEAETQNLLITNRNLKHRFEEAKKAEMQVRRDSEKSRALAKKWEADLSTKLKKLRDESKRLKADYEALQKELDNSTAERDKLRVLLCEAEVKEVNWKQNMQSIEIHSAEIDRLKSEVDRLTKVERNFQAKELEQQRAIAAAAGAESRVEALNLQLASRENEIDRTRELFQNQVAVLQAKLSEAQEERIQPSRDSKAAIQAMLAASREKQAELQKQCDLLMRKYTALQSSFLDMKTETKPRHLRIETSPDGEHDSSSVSTSPVMMKTRPQRVLSSPDMAEGTAYNVTPPLGHKPEAALSPKSGGWAHPPGSPLGTDASSLSMSPDHQRFGRSEGGRLLARSHSDLFASATHNRLRKDSKEKGKEETGAKKDKKPSALRGIRGFMYE, encoded by the exons ATGGCTTCATCGGC GTCGCTGAAGGACCTCTCCAAGGCGATCGTCGCCTTCCTCGCTGAGCCGACGGCTTCGCTGCCCGACGACTTGGAAAAGATCATTGATGCTTACCTCCGCCGACACCAGAAATATGATGACGCTACGGCAGATCGCCTGCAGGAAGAGCTCCTGTCCATTTTTGACAAGCACGTCAAAGACAAGCCTTCAGCCTTCGCGCCTTTCCTAAACACCCTTCGTCAACTGCTTTCCATACTTCGAACTCCTGCACGGATATTTGCATGGTGGGACTCGTGCTCTGCGCTTCTAGCCAAGTCATCTCCCGAGAAAGGCGTTGTGGAAGCGTCACTGGCGAATATCATGGAGATCATATCAATCGCGGAAGAAGATCATGACGGTTCTGATTCTGGCCTTTCCTCTAACCCACTTATCGAGCGCCTGTTCACAGGATGGATGGAGAAGCTTTACCCGTCTGTCACCGAAGCATTATCAAGCCTTGAGGCGAACGAGAGAATCACGCGGGAGGCTCTTGTGCAGTTCGGGAAGAAGCATCCCAAG GAACTCTTTTCTGCGCTTGATCGTTATTTTGTGAAGAAACAGTATCGCAAAGCTGTCCTGCGCTTCTTGGGCGACTATCTTCAAAGCCAACCTCCTCACGTTCACCAGATTTTACAAACGCCACTATTTGTTGATATTTTAAAGTGCCTACAACAGGATAGCTCAACGACCATAGTGTCAGCTGCACTGACAGTTGTCATCATGTTACTTCCACAGATGCCAAGCTCCCTGGTTCCGCATCTACCTACGCTGTTCAACATCTATGCAAGGCTATTATTCTGGTCAAGGGAACGGGCCCGCGTAGTTGAGCCTCAGCCAGAGGATGCAGATTCATCCAATTGGGAAGAATGCAGTTATGAGGCAGATGTCGATGATCACCCTGTCTATCACCTCCTTAACTACTATACCATTCTTTATGGTCTCTATCCCATCAACTTCATGGACTATATTCGCAAGCCTCAGAGATATCTACGTCACGCCAATGTTGCAAATGCCAACGATATGGAAGTTCAGCCTACCGAGATTCGAGACCAATCAGAAAGATTCCGCCAATGCCATTTACTTCACCCAAACTTCTTCACCCTCACGATTGATTCGGAAAAGACGGATTTTGGTCGCTGGATCAAGAGCGAGGCCTCGGAGGTTGTTGCTGAGTGCATGGCTTTGTGTCTTGCAAACGATTCCAACCAGTCTTTCGGGCAGCCTTTCTCTGTATCTGAAACATCTCCATCGAACGAAGGATTTGTCAAAGAAAATCACCCTTCCCCTCCAATGACGACGACTGAATCACACGGCGGCTATCGTTTGCCAACATCCGCTAGCTCGGACTCGTTAGCGAGCAGTCGTCGGCCATCAGCTCTCATTCGGCGGGGGTCCCAATCAAGCATCCCATCAACTCGGGATTCTATCGATGCCAGGATAAGAGAACCAAACGCCGACAGTCCGACCCTTggtcctcatctcatccaatCTTCCTCTCATACACAACTGCATGACATGATCCAATCTAACAAGGCCATTAAGTCTGGTTTGCATCAGTCTTTGGCTAATGATAGTGTGCCATCACTATCACTCAGCAATCAAGATTCTGTGGCCGATCGGCCTGGCCCATCGCTACTGGGCGCTCCGCCGACTATTAGCACGCCCCTTTCCTTGACTGAGACGAATACACAAGTGGCTCATCTACAGCGCCAGGTCCTACTCTTGCAGAATGACCTAAATTTTGAAAGATATCTGAAACAACAACATATGGCCCATATTGGTGACTTGCGCAGACGGCATATGGAGGAAGCTGTGACAGAGGCAGAAACACAGAATCTACTCATCACAAACCGTAATTTGAAACATCGGTTTGAGGAAGCGAAGAAAGCGGAGATGCAAGTTCGGCGGGATTCAGAGAAGAGTCGTGCCCTTGCGAAGAAGTGGGAAGCTGACCTTTCCACCAAGCTTAAGAAGCTGCGTGACGAATCAAAGCGACTCAAGGCTGACTATGAAGCGCTCCAGAAGGAGCTAGATAACTCCACGGCGGAGCGTGACAAGTTGAGGGTACTACTGTGCGAGGCCGAAGTCAAGGAGGTCAATTGGAAGCAGAATATGCAGTCCATCGAAATCCACAGCGCTGAAATCGACCGCTTGAAAAGTGAAGTCGATAGGCTGACAAAGGTTGAACGTAATTTCCAGGCCAAGGAACTCGAGCAACAAAGAGCGATCGCTGCCGCTGCAGGTGCAGAGAGCAGAGTTGAGGCTCTAAATCTTCAACTCGCCAGCCGAGAGAATGAGATCGACCGTACTAGGGAGTTGTTCCAGAACCAGGTTGCAGTCCTACAGGCGAAGCTATCCGAGGCGCAGGAGGAAAGAATTCAACCTTCTCGAGATAGCAAAGCAGCAATTCAAGCAATGCTCGCAGCGAGTCGAGAGAAGCAAGCTGAACTGCAGAAGCAGTGCGACCTGCTGATGCGCAAATACACCGCCCTGCAATCATCGTTCCTGGATATGAAGACGGAAACGAAGCCAAGACATCTCAGGATCGAGACTTCACCAGATGGAGAGCATGATTCGTCATCCGTATCAACAAGCCCCGTCATGATGAAAACGCGGCCACAGCGTGTGCTCTCAAGCCCTGACATGGCAGAGGGCACTGCATATAATGTCACGCCACCTCTCGGGCACAAGCCTGAAGCTGCCTTATCACCGAAGTCAGGGGGTTGGGCACATCCACCAGGGTCACCATTGGGAACAGATGCATCATCTCTATCCATGAGCCCGGATCACCAGCGATTCGGACGCAGTGAAGGAGGACGATTACTTGCCAGGAGTCACTCGGACTTATTTGCCAGCGCAACACACAATCGACTCCGTAAAGATTCGAAAGAAAAGGGCAAAGAGGAGACAGGCGCgaaaaaagacaagaaaCCATCGGCGTTGAGGGGAATCCGGGGCTTCATGTATGAATGA
- a CDS encoding hypothetical protein (EggNog:ENOG41) codes for MSAQKTSAIADQEPIDVLFAIHEKFDLLDFAGALEVFTTASHDFKDPDNNKAFEVTIVGPEPKVISDQGVVVGSQISYKEAHERLEDFDILVVVGGNSKEVVAKELQPLSLITDFSELQKRDPARERTILSICTGALFLGKQGILSGLSATTHPDFFTTFENICSDAATVNLQERTDVVEDARYVVNNLRFDLGEDESPYIRRKSDAGQGRRPSAARKGSMSFKDSNTRRESIVRRAAMRLGGLRVVTSGGVSSGIDAALYLVSAMIDDFTALEVARILQWTWNKGVVVDGLDV; via the exons ATGAGTGCGCAGAAGACCTCGGCCATCGCTGACCAGGAGCCCATTGACGTTCTCTTCGCCATTCACGAAAAGTTCGATCTTCTGGACTTTGCCGGCGCGCTCGAGGTCTTTACTACTGCTTCACACGATTTCAAGGATCCTGACA ACAACAAGGCCTTCGAGGTCACCATCGTCGGTCCTGAGCCCAAGGTCATCTCCGACCAGGGCGTCGTCGTTGGCTCCCAGATTTCTTACAAGGAGGCTCACGAGCGTCTCGAAGACTTTGACATCCTCGTTGTCGTCGGCGGTAATTCCAAGGAGGTCGTCGCCAAAGAGCTCCAGCCCCTCTCTCTCATCACCGACTTCTCAGAACTTCAGAAGCGTGACCCTGCCCGCGAGCGTACCATCCTATCTATCTGCACAGGTGCCCTCTTCCTTGGTAAGCAGGGTATCCTTTCTGGCCTCTCTGCCACTACCCACCCCGACTTTTTCACTACCTTTGAGAACATCTGCAGCGATGCTGCTACTGTGAACCTCCAAGAACGCACCGATGTGGTCGAGGACGCTCGCTATGTCGTCAACAACCTTCGATTCGATCTCGGCGAAGACGAGAGCCCATACATCCGCCGCAAGTCCGATGCCGGTCAGGGACGCCGCCCTTCGGCAGCCCG AAAGGGAAGCATGTCGTTCAAGGATTCCAACACCCGCCGTGAATCCATTGTGCGCCGCGCAGCTATGCGACTTGGTGGTCTCCGGGTGGTCACATCCGGAGGTGTCAGCTCTGGCATTGATGCAGCACTGTATCTTGTCAGCGCTATGATCGATGACTTTACTGCGTTGGAGGTGGCCAGGATACTTCAGTGGACCTGGAACAAGGGCGTTGTCGTCGACGGTCTCGACGTCTAA
- a CDS encoding hypothetical protein (EggNog:ENOG41) yields MTDWAKLKVVDLKAELKSRGLPQHGLKTELVARLDEADQETENTEAQEQLEDAPTDSKSGNDEPPAQQPPLADHEPQEAAEQHEQEEGNPTAEIAELEEKHLDDDTAPNADGETDKGVPETEREEDVKNEAIEEAARDSDLVADVPIPGNEMDAQSREPTLDEKSRAGTVTTTVESTPSHSLEPTPAAEQQKRKRRSLTPPPTEESIARKRARTEEGSANGDSLGARQEDLLPEPQNKPAPMDLDSEPQAEEPQQENSQEAAPENELPRQEEPGKDGDTTQDMDYERDIAPAVHPATSALYVKNFMRPLRPQDVKAHLVTLARRSQDAADDDDGIVTEFFLDQIRTHGFVVFKNTAAASRVRTALHGSVWPNESNRKALWVDFVPPEKVRDWIDTEQASGGPRGRSGARWEVVYEDGPNGEVEAHLEEASASTSRTMPQLNARPPPSSMMATNSIPLGPRALRDPPIPTGPRPVRPGTGPGPRPPPINPGGAFKRTNTRPVIDYQPVSEDLARRRIDNMRSYYTNDRNRDVGREINRYSFENGTSFVDRGKEVFEGIRPPHRERAMGRERRGGRRRGRGGGGGGRPRSDRYLPPPRDDHRPRRGSLSDDGDFRMRD; encoded by the coding sequence ATGACTGACTGggccaagctcaaagtcGTCGACCTCAAGGCCGAGCTCAAAAGTCGCGGTCTACCACAGCACGGTCTCAAAACAGAGCTTGTCGCGCGACTAGACGAAGCTGACCAAGAGACTGAGAATACGGAGGCCCAAGAACAGCTTGAAGATGCGCCTACAGACAGCAAGTCGGGAAATGATGAGCCACCAGCTCAACAACCACCCCTTGCAGACCACGAACCCCAGGAAGCGGCCGAGCAGCACGAACAGGAAGAAGGGAATCCAACGGCAGAAATAGCGGAGCTAGAAGAGAAACATTTGGATGACGACACCGCGCCTAATGCTGATGGGGAGACTGATAAAGGGGTCCCTGAAACCGAAAGGGAGGAAGATGTCAAGAATGAAGCAATAGAGGAAGCGGCGCGCGATAGCGATCTGGTCGCTGACGTGCCAATTCCTGGGAATGAGATGGATGCTCAATCTAGGGAACCAACGTTGGACGAGAAATCAAGAGCGGGAACAGTGACAACCACTGTCGAATCTACACCCTCCCACTCACTCGAACCAACCCCTGCTGCCGAGCAGCAAAAACGCAAACGCCGCTCTCTCACACCCCCACCAACCGAAGAATCGATTGCTCGCAAACGCGCCCGCACGGAAGAGGGTTCAGCAAACGGCGATAGTTTAGGTGCGCGACAGGAAGATCTGTTGCCTGAACCCCAAAACAAACCTGCTCCTATGGACTTGGACAGTGAGCCCCAAGCAGAGGAGCCTCAACAAGAAAATTCACAGGAAGCTGCACCAGAGAACGAGTTACCTagacaagaagaacctgGTAAAGACGGAGATACAACGCAGGATATGGACTACGAGCGGGATATTGCGCCGGCGGTGCATCCGGCCACTTCTGCACTTTACGTCAAGAACTTCATGCGCCCTCTCCGACCTCAAGATGTCAAAGCCCATCTTGTCACGCTTGCGAGACGTTCTCAAGACGCAgcggacgatgatgacgggaTTGTGACTGAATTCTTTCTGGACCAGATCCGTACACATGGTTTTGTTGTCTTCAAGAACACCGCTGCTGCTTCCCGCGTTCGTACTGCACTTCATGGCAGTGTATGGCCTAATGAGAGCAATCGCAAAGCGCTCTGGGTCGACTTTGTCCCTCCTGAGAAAGTCAGAGACTGGATTGATACAGAACAAGCCAGCGGTGGCCCCCGCGGGCGCTCTGGTGCTCGATGGGAAGTCGTTTATGAGGATGGTCCTAACGGCGAAGTTGAAGCACATCTCGAggaagcatcagcatcaacatctcgCACGATGCCTCAGCTGAACGCAAGACCACCCCCGAgctcgatgatggcgactAATTCTATCCCTCTTGGACCCAGAGCACTCCGAGACCCTCCCATTCCTACTGGACCACGCCCTGTTCGTCCCGGTACTGGACCTGGGCCAAGACCTCCACCTATCAACCCAGGCGGTGCATTCAAGCGCACCAACACTCGTCCAGTCATCGACTACCAACCTGTATCAGAAGATCTTGCGCGCCGCCGCATCGACAACATGCGCTCTTATTACACAAATGATCGCAACCGCGATGTCGGCCGCGAGATTAATCGCTACTCATTTGAGAACGGTACTTCATTCGTTGACCGGGGCAAGGAGGTCTTTGAAGGCATCCGACCTCCACACCGCGAGCGAGCCATGGGCCGTGAGCGCCGTGGTGGGAGACGCCGTGGACGCGGTGGCGGAGGCGGCGGTCGACCGCGTAGTGATCGGTACCTCCCCCCACCACGGGACGACCACCGACCTCGTCGTGGCTCCTTGTCTGACGACGGCGACTTTCGAATGAGGGACTGA
- the ARG2 gene encoding Amino-acid acetyltransferase, mitochondrial (MEROPS:MER0060647~EggNog:ENOG41~BUSCO:EOG09262914) encodes MFSRLASFAKPAAKSASASGRTMLQVRYLSEKAVAGSKGRTMPFSAARATAPAASIPATLTIRDGPVFQGKAFGANANISGEAVFTTSLVGYPESMTDPSYRGQILVFTQPLIGNYGVPSAVRDEYNLLKYFESPHVQCAGIVVSDVAVNYSHWTAVESLGEWCAREGVPAISGVDTRAIVTHLREQGSSLARISIGEEYDADEDEGFVDPGQINLVKRVTTKAPFVVESPGASLHVALIDCGVKENILRSLVSRGASVTVFPYDYPIHKVSQHFDGVFISNGPGDPTHCQATVHNLARLMETSNIPIMGICLGHQLLALAVGARTIKLKYGNRAHNIPALDLTTGLCHITSQNHGYAIDASTLPSDFKEYFVNLNDGSNEGMLHKTRPIFSTQFHPEAKGGPMDSSYLFDKYLQNVQLAKSNQVVFKDNRPTPLMLDIMSRERVGVEPTPLAATA; translated from the exons ATGTTCTCCCGACTGGCTTCCTTTGCCAAACCCGCGGCCAAGTCCGCGTCGGCTTCTGGCCGAACCATGCTTCAGGTCCGATACCTGTCTGAGAAAGCTGTTGCTGGTAGCAAGGGCAGGACTATGCCCTTCTCTGCTGCTCGAGCTACTGCTCCTGCTGCTTCTATCCCCGCCACTCTCACCATTCGA GACGGTCCTGTTTTCCAAGGCAAGGCTTTCGGCGCCAATGCCAACATCTCTGGTGAGGCCGTCTTCACCACCTCTCTTGTTGGTTACCCCGAGTCCATGACCGACCCCTCCTACCGAGGCCAGATCCTCGTCTTTACTCAGCCCCTGATTGGCAACTATGGCGTTCCCTCCGCCGTTAGAGACGAGTATAACCTTCTCAAGTACTTCGAGTCGCCCCACGTTCAGTGTGCTGGTATTGTTGTTTCCGATGTCGCTGTCAACTACAGCCATTGGACTGCCGTCGAGAGTCTTGGCGAGTGGTGCGCCCGAGAGGGAGTTCCCGCCATCTCTGGCGTTGATACCCGCGCTATTGTCACTCACCTCCGAGAGCAGGGCTCTTCCCTGGCTAGGATCTCCATTGGAGAAGAGTACGAtgccgacgaggatgagggttTCGTTGATCCCGGCCAGATCAACCTGGTCAAGCGTGTCACCACCAAGGCTCCCTTCGTTGTTGAGTCCCCCGGTGCTTCTCTCCACGTTGCTCTGATCGACTGCGGTGTCAAGGAGAATATCCTTCGTAGCCTGGTCAGCCGAGGTGCTTCCGTCACAGTCTTCCCCTATGATTACCCCATCCACAAGGTCTCGCAGCACTTCGATGgtgtcttcatctccaacgGTCCCGGTGACCCTACCCACTGCCAGGCTACTGTCCACAATCTCGCCCGCCTGATGGAAACCTCCAACATTCCTATCATGGGTATTTGTCTCGGACACCAGCTTCTGGctcttgctgttggtgctcgcaccatcaagctcaagtaTGGTAACCGAGCTCACAACATTCCCGCTCTCGACTTGACCACTGGCTTGTGCCACATCACCAGCCAGAACCACGGATACGCCATCGATGCGAGCACCCTCCCCAGCGACTTCAAGGAGTActtcgtcaacctcaacgaCGGATCCAACGAGGGTATGCTCCACAAGACCCGCCCCATCTTCTCGACCCAGTTCCACCCTGAGGCCAAGGGTGGCCCTATGGACAGCTCTTACCTCTTCGACAAGTACCTCCAGAATGTCCAGCTTGCCAAGAGCAACCAGGTGGTTTTCAAGGATAACCGGCCTACCCCTCTGATGCTCGATATCATGAGCCGCGAGCGCGTCGGTGTTGAGCCTACTCCTCTTGCCGCTACTGCTTGA
- a CDS encoding hypothetical protein (BUSCO:EOG09263WWI), whose protein sequence is MSALRILVPVKRVIDYAVKPRVNKAQTAVETAGVKHSMNPFDELSVEESVRIREKKRSPGGVEDICVISAGPPKAQDVLRTAMAMGADRGIHVELKEGDELEPLTVAKILQKAVEQQKSNLVILGKQSIDDDAAQTGQMLAGLLGWPQATQASKIEFGAGDKVTVTKEVDGGVETVSAKLPMVITTDLRLNEPRYASLPNIMKAKKKKLEKTKLEDFGVDGVKRLKTLKVIEPPARQGGGKVEDVGGLVSKLKELGAL, encoded by the exons ATGTCAGCACTACGGATCCTCGTGCCTGTCAAACGGGTCATCGACTATGCT GTCAAGCCTCGAGTTAACAAGGCCCAAACGGCCGTCGAAACAGCCGGTGTCAAGCACTCAATGAATCCGTTCGATGAGCTGTCCGTTGAGGAGTCAGTGCGTATCCGAGAGAAGAAGCGTTCGCCCGGTGGTGTCGAGGATATCTGCGTTATCTCTGCTGGTCCTCCTAAGGCGCAAGACGTGCTGCGaacagccatggccatgggcGCAGACCGAGGAATCCACGTCGAGCTCAAGGAAGGAGATGAGCTAGAGCCTCTCACAGTAGCAAAGATCCTCCAAAAGGCCGTGGAACAGCAGAAGAGCAACCTAGTGATTCTGGGCAAGCAGagcatcgatgatgatgcggcACAGACCGGCCAAATGCTTGCAGGTCTCCTGGGGTGGCCTCAGGCTACACAGGCTAGCAAGATCGAGTTCGGTGCTGGTGATAAAGTCACTGTGACAAAGGAGGTTGACGGTGGTGTCGAGACAGTGAGCGCCAAGTTGCCTATGGTCATCACGACAGACCTGCGACTCAACGAGCCCCGCTATGCCAGCTTGCCTAATAtcatgaaggccaagaagaagaagttggagaagacaAAGCTTGAGGATTTTGGAGTGGATGGTGTGAAGCGCCTTAAGACACTCAAGGTCATTG AACCCCCAGCTCGCCAGGGAGgtggcaaggttgaggatgttggtgGTTTGGTTAGCAAGCTGAAGGAGCTTGGTGCATTGTAA